From the genome of Chania multitudinisentens RB-25, one region includes:
- the treC gene encoding alpha,alpha-phosphotrehalase, translating to MSNPIPWWQNGVIYQIYPKSFQDSTGNGYGDLAGVTRRLDYLQDLGVDAIWLTPVYVSPQVDNGYDVADYCAIDPAYGTLADFEHLVAQAHQRGIRIVMDMVFNHTSTEHPWFKAAQDRHSPLRQFYIWRDGEGDAPPNNWRSKFGGNAWQWHASSGQYYLHLFATEQADLNWEHPPVREELKKVCQFWADKGVDGLRLDVINLVSKQQDFPSDTQGDGRRFYTDGPRIHEFLQEMSREVFQPLGLMTVGEMSSTSLEHCQQYAAHSGQELSMTFNFHHLKVDYTNGQKWTLAAPDYVELKQIFCHWQQGMHNRAWNALFWCNHDQPRIVSRFGDEGELRVIAAKMLAMLLHGMQGTPYIYQGEEIGMTNPGFSHIDQYRDVESLNMYAELSAQGKNSAELLAILASKSRDNGRTPMQWDASANAGFSSGTPWIACAENYPQINAEAALADRDSVFYTYRHLIALRKQYPLLTHGDYQDLAPEHPALWCYQRRWNGQRLLVAANLSHELLAWDAAGVERSAVWQPLMSNYADTAEQPQPMLLRPFEAAYWLVKE from the coding sequence ATGAGCAATCCTATTCCTTGGTGGCAAAACGGTGTCATCTATCAAATCTACCCAAAAAGCTTCCAAGACAGCACCGGTAATGGCTATGGCGATCTGGCAGGGGTCACCCGGCGGCTGGATTATTTACAGGATCTGGGCGTTGATGCCATTTGGCTGACGCCGGTTTATGTGTCACCGCAGGTGGATAACGGTTACGACGTGGCGGATTACTGCGCCATCGATCCGGCTTATGGCACCCTGGCAGACTTTGAGCACTTAGTCGCCCAGGCCCACCAGCGCGGTATCCGCATTGTGATGGATATGGTGTTCAACCATACCTCCACCGAGCACCCGTGGTTCAAGGCCGCGCAGGATCGCCATAGCCCGCTGCGCCAGTTCTACATCTGGCGCGATGGCGAAGGCGATGCCCCGCCCAACAACTGGCGTTCCAAATTTGGCGGCAACGCCTGGCAGTGGCACGCCAGCAGCGGCCAGTATTATCTGCATCTGTTCGCCACCGAGCAGGCCGATCTCAATTGGGAACACCCGCCGGTGCGGGAAGAATTAAAGAAAGTGTGCCAGTTCTGGGCGGATAAGGGCGTTGATGGGCTGCGCCTTGACGTGATTAATCTGGTGTCCAAACAGCAGGATTTCCCCAGCGATACCCAAGGCGATGGCCGGCGGTTTTATACCGATGGCCCACGTATTCATGAGTTTTTGCAAGAAATGAGCCGTGAAGTGTTCCAGCCTCTCGGCCTGATGACCGTGGGCGAAATGTCTTCCACCTCGCTGGAGCATTGCCAGCAATATGCGGCACACAGCGGCCAAGAGCTGTCGATGACCTTCAATTTCCATCACCTGAAAGTGGATTACACCAATGGGCAAAAATGGACGCTGGCAGCCCCGGACTACGTTGAACTGAAACAGATTTTCTGCCACTGGCAGCAAGGGATGCACAACCGTGCCTGGAACGCGCTGTTCTGGTGTAACCACGATCAGCCACGCATCGTTTCACGCTTCGGTGACGAAGGCGAACTGCGCGTTATCGCCGCTAAAATGCTGGCGATGCTGCTGCACGGTATGCAAGGCACGCCGTATATCTACCAGGGCGAAGAGATTGGCATGACCAATCCAGGTTTCAGCCATATCGATCAATATCGTGATGTGGAAAGCCTGAATATGTACGCCGAACTGAGCGCACAGGGTAAAAACAGCGCCGAACTGCTGGCGATCCTGGCCAGCAAGTCGCGCGACAACGGCCGCACGCCGATGCAATGGGACGCCAGCGCCAACGCCGGGTTTAGCAGCGGTACACCGTGGATCGCCTGCGCAGAAAACTACCCGCAGATTAATGCCGAAGCAGCGCTGGCCGATCGGGATTCGGTATTTTATACCTATCGCCACCTGATCGCCCTGCGCAAACAGTATCCGTTGCTAACGCACGGCGACTATCAGGATCTGGCCCCGGAACACCCGGCATTATGGTGCTATCAGCGCCGTTGGAACGGGCAGCGCTTGTTGGTGGCCGCTAACCTGAGCCATGAACTTTTGGCGTGGGATGCCGCTGGCGTCGAACGCTCTGCTGTGTGGCAACCGCTGATGAGCAACTATGCGGATACGGCGGAACAGCCACAGCCCATGCTCTTGCGGCCATTTGAGGCAGCATACTGGCTGGTAAAGGAATAG
- a CDS encoding DUF2645 family protein, with amino-acid sequence MKKYQKRLFEILSLGGYFVLVYLCMQVFNMGEYDWMLEPGDSICSLPADPDDLRDITSPLFLFLLGTPLLIALIRDILFKDLFKVLLYGFGLAVVIAYWWWSFWGQYAACAA; translated from the coding sequence GTGAAGAAATACCAAAAAAGGCTGTTCGAAATCCTCTCCCTTGGCGGGTACTTTGTGCTCGTTTATCTGTGCATGCAGGTTTTTAACATGGGTGAATATGATTGGATGCTGGAACCGGGTGATAGCATATGCAGCTTGCCAGCCGATCCCGATGACCTGCGCGACATCACCTCACCGCTATTTCTGTTTTTGCTGGGAACACCGCTGCTGATAGCCTTGATACGCGACATCCTTTTTAAGGATCTCTTCAAGGTGCTCCTCTATGGCTTTGGGCTGGCGGTGGTCATTGCCTACTGGTGGTGGTCATTCTGGGGGCAATACGCTGCTTGTGCTGCCTGA
- a CDS encoding phosphotriesterase-related protein translates to MINPTGYTYVHEHLHIDLSHEKNNIDCRFDQYELIRDELKVLKQKGVANIVEMTNHYMGRNAQFMLDLMRDTGMNVLASTGFYQQKFYPDFIASRTAPALAKIMIDEIEQGIDGTALKASVIAEIGSSKDVITQDEKKVFHAAVLAHQATGRPLSTHTTLSTMGVEQVGLLKQLGMDLNHVVIGHCDLKEQLDNILQMIDAGAYVQFDTIGKNDYFPDQKRIEMLQALQQRGLLNRVMLSMDLTRRSHLKVNGGLGFSYLLDQFVPMLLNAGFSQTEIELMLKENPKRFFG, encoded by the coding sequence ATGATAAATCCAACGGGTTATACCTACGTACATGAGCATCTGCATATCGATCTCTCGCACGAGAAAAATAATATTGATTGCCGCTTTGACCAATATGAACTGATTCGCGATGAGTTGAAGGTCTTAAAGCAGAAAGGGGTCGCCAACATTGTTGAAATGACGAACCACTATATGGGGCGGAATGCGCAATTTATGTTGGATCTGATGCGGGATACCGGCATGAACGTGCTCGCTTCCACCGGGTTTTATCAACAAAAGTTCTACCCTGACTTTATTGCCAGCCGCACTGCGCCAGCGCTGGCAAAAATCATGATTGATGAGATTGAACAAGGCATTGATGGTACGGCACTGAAAGCCTCGGTGATTGCCGAAATTGGCAGCAGTAAAGATGTGATCACCCAGGATGAAAAGAAAGTCTTTCATGCCGCGGTCTTGGCTCATCAGGCCACCGGCCGCCCGCTCTCCACTCACACCACATTAAGCACCATGGGGGTTGAGCAAGTGGGGTTGCTTAAGCAATTGGGCATGGATCTGAATCATGTCGTTATTGGGCATTGTGACCTGAAAGAGCAGTTGGATAATATCTTGCAGATGATCGACGCTGGGGCGTATGTGCAATTTGACACCATCGGCAAGAATGATTATTTCCCCGATCAGAAACGCATTGAAATGCTGCAAGCCCTTCAGCAACGCGGCCTGCTCAACCGCGTGATGCTTTCCATGGATCTTACGCGCCGCTCGCACCTGAAAGTGAACGGTGGCTTGGGGTTTAGCTATCTGCTGGATCAGTTTGTACCGATGTTGCTCAATGCAGGTTTCAGCCAAACCGAGATTGAGCTAATGTTGAAAGAGAATCCAAAACGCTTCTTTGGTTAA
- a CDS encoding aminotransferase class V-fold PLP-dependent enzyme produces MKTYPLQSLTLAEAQQKQFALVDAISRYFTGQAFLTLGDLGLEPEFNQPQTTHKVEQVLAHFFRAEEAVLVQGAGTGAIRAGLAALLKPGGSLLVHQAPIYPTSKVIIEQMGLKLVIADFNDPGALRQQIAAHPIDAALVQHTRQKPDDSYELAAVIRLLNQHQIPSVVDDNYAVLKVDKIGCEMGAGLSTFSSFKLFGPQGVGVAVGDSKAVQAIRSTLYSGGCQIQGFQALEVLRGLVFAPVMHAVQAQVNQELLVRLNSGELPMVKQALLANAQSKVLLVEFHEPVANQVLQQAEKLGALPYPVGAESKFEIPPLFYRLSGTFREAEPGLQQRMIRINPNRSGAETILRILQQSYSAAKQQAE; encoded by the coding sequence ATGAAAACATACCCGTTACAGAGTTTAACGCTAGCGGAAGCCCAGCAGAAACAGTTCGCTTTAGTGGATGCGATCAGCCGCTATTTTACCGGGCAAGCCTTCCTGACATTAGGGGATTTGGGGCTTGAGCCTGAATTTAATCAACCGCAGACCACCCATAAAGTTGAACAGGTGTTGGCACATTTCTTTCGTGCCGAAGAAGCGGTTTTAGTGCAAGGAGCAGGCACCGGAGCCATTCGTGCGGGATTGGCGGCATTGCTCAAACCGGGTGGTTCATTATTAGTGCACCAGGCTCCTATTTATCCCACTTCAAAAGTGATTATTGAGCAAATGGGGTTAAAGCTGGTGATCGCTGATTTCAACGATCCTGGGGCATTAAGGCAGCAGATAGCTGCCCACCCAATTGACGCGGCACTAGTCCAGCATACCCGCCAAAAACCCGATGACAGCTACGAGCTGGCCGCAGTGATCAGGCTCTTGAATCAGCACCAGATTCCAAGCGTGGTTGATGATAATTATGCGGTGCTGAAAGTGGATAAAATCGGCTGCGAAATGGGCGCGGGCTTATCGACATTTTCCAGCTTTAAACTGTTTGGCCCGCAGGGCGTTGGTGTGGCTGTGGGTGACAGTAAAGCGGTGCAGGCTATCCGCAGCACCCTGTATTCCGGCGGCTGCCAGATTCAAGGTTTCCAGGCGTTGGAGGTGCTGCGTGGATTGGTGTTTGCGCCAGTGATGCATGCGGTGCAGGCGCAGGTGAATCAAGAATTGCTGGTGCGTTTAAACAGCGGTGAATTACCGATGGTGAAACAGGCGCTGCTTGCCAATGCGCAATCAAAAGTGCTGCTGGTGGAATTCCACGAGCCGGTGGCCAATCAGGTTTTGCAGCAGGCAGAAAAGTTGGGGGCCTTGCCTTATCCCGTTGGTGCTGAGTCCAAATTTGAAATTCCACCGTTATTTTACCGCCTTTCCGGTACTTTTAGAGAGGCCGAACCGGGTTTGCAACAGCGGATGATCCGCATTAATCCGAATCGCAGCGGCGCGGAAACCATCTTGCGGATTTTGCAACAGAGCTACTCTGCGGCTAAACAGCAGGCTGAATAA
- a CDS encoding YhfT family protein, which produces MEIEFFTRLIAVDSGKLIVIAMIGAISSMMSNRCIAVFHDGLRPLIPEYIEGRMSRGVLLASSFALSFGLVIGFGLPFSLTAPIILVHSLLLGTDVIGIWCPNSRKGFIASGIVGALYGIALLVGLKSIVDLFAMMPVNFMSALSKVGDPIIVCFSLFPALVVAYQFGYRKGLFVLLATLIGYLATQSVGSLSFGGQLEKPVKLDPNGIALLFAMVVMFYFAMREKAPKLPEGAKGSNEMLVGIFSERIKRIQKNQWLLVLSGGLTAVAATMSMSLLAEGPVSLQLMAAGDANGALLVALARAISFIPLVATTAIATGVYSPDGMKFVFVAGLATNNYVIAFIAGCAIMFMEIKMLAGAAIWLDRYPGVKACGDHIRTAITKMLEVSLLVGGMMASNAILPGMGFMIVAGIYLLNRTSKRPLVEMAIGPIATIAVGILANLLYFVGLG; this is translated from the coding sequence ATGGAAATCGAATTCTTCACGCGTTTGATCGCCGTTGATAGTGGGAAACTGATCGTGATTGCCATGATTGGTGCTATTTCCTCCATGATGTCTAATCGTTGTATTGCGGTTTTCCACGATGGTTTACGCCCGCTGATCCCTGAATATATTGAAGGACGCATGAGCCGTGGCGTGTTGTTGGCGAGCAGTTTCGCCTTGAGTTTTGGTTTGGTGATTGGCTTTGGCTTGCCGTTTTCATTAACCGCACCGATTATTTTAGTCCACAGCCTGTTATTAGGCACCGACGTGATCGGTATCTGGTGCCCCAACAGCCGCAAAGGGTTTATCGCCTCGGGGATTGTTGGCGCACTGTACGGGATTGCGCTGTTGGTCGGCCTAAAATCGATTGTCGATCTGTTTGCGATGATGCCGGTGAATTTTATGAGCGCGCTCAGCAAAGTCGGCGATCCTATCATTGTCTGTTTCTCACTCTTCCCTGCCTTGGTGGTGGCTTACCAGTTTGGCTATCGCAAAGGTTTATTTGTTTTATTGGCCACCTTGATCGGCTACCTGGCTACGCAATCCGTTGGGAGCTTAAGCTTTGGCGGCCAACTGGAGAAACCGGTAAAGCTTGATCCTAACGGGATCGCATTACTGTTTGCCATGGTGGTGATGTTCTATTTCGCCATGCGGGAAAAAGCCCCTAAATTGCCAGAGGGCGCCAAAGGTTCTAACGAGATGTTGGTCGGCATTTTCTCGGAAAGAATCAAACGTATTCAAAAAAACCAATGGCTGCTGGTCTTAAGCGGTGGTTTAACCGCCGTCGCGGCCACCATGTCGATGAGCCTGTTAGCCGAAGGCCCGGTTTCATTGCAACTGATGGCCGCCGGTGACGCTAATGGTGCGCTGCTGGTCGCGCTGGCGCGTGCTATCAGCTTTATTCCATTAGTTGCCACTACCGCGATTGCCACCGGTGTGTATAGCCCGGATGGCATGAAATTTGTGTTTGTGGCAGGTTTGGCGACCAATAACTATGTCATCGCCTTTATTGCGGGCTGCGCCATTATGTTTATGGAAATAAAAATGTTGGCAGGGGCGGCAATCTGGCTGGATCGTTATCCAGGGGTGAAAGCCTGTGGCGATCATATTCGTACCGCCATCACTAAAATGCTTGAGGTCTCTTTGCTGGTTGGCGGCATGATGGCGTCAAATGCGATTTTGCCAGGTATGGGCTTTATGATCGTTGCGGGTATTTATCTGTTAAACCGCACCTCAAAACGGCCGTTGGTTGAAATGGCGATTGGCCCGATTGCGACGATTGCGGTCGGTATTCTGGCGAATCTGCTCTATTTTGTTGGGCTGGGTTAA
- a CDS encoding DUF2620 domain-containing protein, protein MRFVIGGQIEKTKLAETVRRLAGDKATSVEIMGDIEAAMALKTGQADYYLGACNTGGGGALAMAIAIAGADKCITLGMPGKILSDDEISASVQAGKTAFGFTGQDIDAVVPVVIAAIFQRS, encoded by the coding sequence ATGCGCTTTGTTATTGGTGGGCAGATTGAGAAAACCAAATTAGCAGAAACGGTACGCCGGTTGGCGGGTGATAAAGCTACGTCAGTAGAAATCATGGGGGATATTGAGGCGGCAATGGCGCTTAAAACCGGGCAGGCCGATTACTACTTAGGCGCGTGTAATACCGGCGGTGGCGGGGCGTTAGCCATGGCGATTGCCATTGCCGGCGCAGATAAATGCATCACGCTAGGGATGCCGGGCAAAATTTTAAGTGATGATGAAATATCTGCCAGCGTGCAGGCAGGTAAAACCGCTTTCGGTTTTACCGGACAAGACATTGATGCTGTCGTACCGGTAGTGATTGCTGCTATTTTCCAGCGTTCCTGA